One Streptomyces sp. NBC_00554 DNA segment encodes these proteins:
- a CDS encoding calcium-binding protein gives MRKRTTTVALLAAFTVAGAALAPAAFADGVEGDTKITKVVVNGGKNVVVGAATVKKFTVSVTATDDQGIAGAEIDLYGPNDGLLISTSAAAKCVVSSTSATTSTCTATYSVDPRLADVFNNEAGNWVVDAWVDANGDDSNYVWKENAGSFKVQRASQLTVNAAPEPVVKGKTITVTGKLTRANWETGKNVALANQSVALQFRKAGTTTYTNVKGIKSTSTGALKTTVKASVDGYYRYSYAGITTTAGVSAAGDYIDVR, from the coding sequence GTGCGGAAGCGCACCACCACCGTTGCCCTGCTCGCCGCCTTCACGGTGGCCGGCGCCGCGCTGGCGCCCGCGGCCTTCGCGGACGGCGTCGAGGGCGACACCAAGATCACCAAGGTCGTGGTGAACGGCGGCAAGAACGTCGTCGTCGGAGCGGCGACGGTCAAGAAGTTCACGGTGTCCGTCACGGCGACGGACGACCAGGGCATCGCCGGTGCCGAGATCGACCTCTACGGTCCGAACGACGGCCTTCTCATCTCCACGTCCGCGGCGGCGAAGTGCGTGGTCTCCAGCACCAGCGCCACGACCTCCACTTGCACGGCGACCTACAGCGTCGACCCGCGGTTGGCCGACGTCTTCAACAACGAGGCGGGCAACTGGGTCGTCGACGCGTGGGTCGACGCCAACGGCGACGACTCCAACTACGTCTGGAAGGAGAACGCGGGCAGCTTCAAGGTCCAGCGTGCCTCCCAGCTGACGGTCAACGCCGCCCCCGAGCCGGTGGTGAAGGGCAAGACCATCACGGTCACCGGCAAGCTGACCCGCGCCAACTGGGAGACGGGCAAGAACGTGGCCCTCGCCAACCAGTCGGTGGCCCTGCAGTTCCGCAAGGCGGGCACCACCACCTACACCAACGTCAAGGGCATCAAGTCGACCTCGACGGGCGCCCTGAAGACCACGGTCAAGGCCTCGGTCGACGGCTACTACCGCTACTCCTACGCGGGCATCACGACGACCGCGGGCGTCAGCGCCGCGGGTGACTACATCGACGTCAGGTAG
- a CDS encoding HAD-IC family P-type ATPase: MTHIDAGAELDPVHPVPIPASPAERALGLSAAEVAERVARGEVNDVPVRSSRSVSEIVRANVFTRFNAIIGVLWLIMLFVAPFQDSLFGYVILANTGIGIVQEWRAKKTLDSLAVIGEAKPTVRRDGIAAQVSTSEIVLGDLIEIGPGDKIVVDGDCVEADGLEIDESLLTGEADPVIKQPGDQVMSGSFVVAGGGAFTATKVGREAYAAQLAEEASRFTLVHSELRTGISTILKYVTWMMIPTAIGLIISQLVVKQNDFKDSVARTVGGIVPMVPEGLVLLTSVAFAIGVIRLGRKQCLVQELPAIEGLARVDTVCLDKTGTLTEGGMDVTEVRPLGGSDESYVHKVLGSLGESDPRPNASLKAIIDAYPDSEDWRCTESLPFSSARKYSGASFSEGNGETSTWLLGAPDVLLSEGDPALAETERLNEEGLRVLLLTRATRDLDDPAVKEGSKPTALVVLEQRLRPDAADTLRYFEEQNVKAKVISGDNAVSVGAVAGKLGLTGKVVDARQLPADQAEMAKSLDKGTVFGRVTPQQKRDMVGALQSNGHTVAMTGDGVNDVLALKDADIGVSMGSGSEATRAVAQIVLLNNSFATLPSVVAEGRRVIGNITRVATLFLVKTVYSVLLAILVVCWQVEYPFLPRHLTLLSTLTIGVPAFFLALAPNTERARPHFVRRVMRYSIPGGVIAAVATFITYLTARHHYSGTGALDAETSAATLTLFLISMWVLAIVARPYTWWRVALVATMGAGFLLVLVVPWLQDFFALKLVGATMPWIAVGIAAVAAAALEFVWKWVDRRFPA, encoded by the coding sequence ATGACGCACATCGACGCGGGCGCCGAACTCGATCCCGTTCACCCCGTGCCCATACCCGCCTCCCCCGCGGAGCGGGCGCTGGGGCTGTCCGCCGCAGAGGTGGCCGAACGGGTGGCGCGCGGCGAGGTGAACGACGTCCCGGTGCGCAGCAGCCGCTCCGTGAGCGAGATCGTCCGCGCCAACGTCTTCACCCGGTTCAACGCGATCATCGGCGTGCTCTGGCTGATCATGCTGTTCGTGGCGCCGTTCCAGGACAGCCTGTTCGGGTACGTCATCCTCGCCAACACCGGGATCGGCATCGTCCAGGAGTGGCGGGCCAAGAAGACCCTGGACTCGCTCGCGGTCATCGGCGAGGCGAAACCGACCGTACGCAGGGACGGGATCGCCGCCCAGGTCAGTACGTCGGAGATCGTGCTCGGGGACCTGATCGAGATCGGGCCCGGGGACAAGATCGTCGTCGACGGCGATTGCGTGGAGGCCGACGGCCTGGAGATCGACGAGTCGCTGCTCACCGGTGAGGCGGATCCGGTGATCAAGCAGCCCGGCGACCAGGTGATGTCGGGCAGCTTCGTGGTCGCGGGCGGCGGCGCGTTCACGGCGACGAAGGTGGGCCGGGAGGCGTACGCGGCGCAGCTCGCGGAGGAGGCGTCACGGTTCACGCTCGTCCACTCCGAGCTGCGGACGGGCATCTCCACGATCCTCAAGTACGTGACGTGGATGATGATCCCGACGGCGATCGGCCTGATCATCAGCCAACTGGTGGTCAAGCAGAACGACTTCAAGGACTCCGTCGCCCGCACGGTCGGCGGGATCGTGCCGATGGTCCCGGAGGGGCTGGTCCTCCTCACCTCCGTCGCCTTCGCGATCGGGGTCATCCGGCTTGGCCGGAAACAGTGCCTGGTGCAGGAGCTGCCCGCCATCGAGGGGCTCGCGCGCGTCGACACCGTCTGCCTCGACAAGACGGGCACGCTCACCGAGGGCGGCATGGACGTCACCGAGGTGCGCCCGCTGGGCGGCAGCGACGAGAGCTACGTACACAAGGTCCTCGGCTCGCTCGGTGAGTCGGACCCGCGGCCGAACGCGTCCCTGAAGGCGATCATCGACGCCTACCCGGACAGCGAGGACTGGCGCTGCACGGAGTCGCTGCCCTTCTCCTCGGCCCGCAAGTACAGCGGGGCGTCGTTCAGCGAGGGCAACGGGGAAACGAGCACATGGCTCCTCGGCGCCCCCGACGTGCTGCTGTCCGAAGGGGACCCGGCGCTCGCCGAGACCGAGCGGCTGAACGAGGAGGGGCTGCGGGTGCTGCTGCTCACCCGGGCCACCAGGGACCTCGACGATCCCGCCGTCAAGGAAGGCTCGAAGCCCACCGCCCTGGTCGTCCTGGAGCAGCGGCTGCGCCCGGACGCGGCGGACACCCTGCGGTACTTCGAGGAGCAGAACGTCAAGGCCAAGGTCATCTCCGGTGACAACGCGGTCTCGGTGGGCGCGGTGGCCGGGAAGCTCGGGCTCACCGGCAAGGTCGTGGACGCGCGCCAACTGCCCGCCGATCAGGCGGAGATGGCGAAGTCACTGGACAAGGGCACGGTGTTCGGGCGGGTCACCCCGCAGCAGAAGCGGGACATGGTGGGCGCGCTCCAGTCGAACGGGCACACCGTGGCGATGACCGGCGACGGCGTGAACGACGTACTGGCCCTGAAGGACGCCGACATCGGGGTCAGCATGGGCTCGGGCTCCGAGGCGACCCGCGCCGTGGCCCAGATCGTGCTGCTCAACAACAGCTTCGCGACGCTGCCTTCGGTGGTCGCGGAGGGCCGCAGGGTGATCGGGAACATCACCCGGGTCGCGACCCTCTTCCTGGTGAAGACGGTCTACTCGGTGCTGCTGGCCATTCTGGTGGTGTGCTGGCAGGTCGAATACCCGTTCCTGCCGCGCCACTTGACCCTGCTGTCCACGCTGACGATCGGTGTACCGGCGTTCTTCCTCGCCCTCGCCCCGAACACGGAGCGGGCGAGGCCGCACTTCGTGCGGAGGGTCATGCGGTACTCGATCCCGGGGGGCGTGATCGCGGCGGTGGCCACGTTCATCACGTACCTGACCGCCCGTCACCACTACAGCGGTACCGGCGCGTTGGACGCGGAGACGAGCGCCGCGACACTGACGCTCTTCCTGATCTCGATGTGGGTGCTGGCGATCGTCGCCCGGCCGTACACCTGGTGGCGGGTCGCCCTGGTCGCCACCATGGGCGCCGGGTTCCTGCTGGTGCTCGTCGTGCCGTGGCTGCAGGACTTCTTCGCGCTGAAGCTGGTCGGGGCGACGATGCCGTGGATCGCGGTGGGCATCGCGGCGGTGGCGGCGGCCGCCCTGGAGTTCGTGTGGAAATGGGTCGACCGCCGCTTTCCGGCCTAG
- a CDS encoding DUF2530 domain-containing protein: MAKWTPKHEAPEPLEGPVVATITGLTILWFVLFLVQLPFYGWFDDHGHTWWVWTCLAGAGLGLIGIWYVRGREAALKRDAALKADADSPAE; this comes from the coding sequence ATGGCGAAGTGGACCCCCAAGCACGAGGCGCCGGAGCCCCTGGAGGGGCCCGTCGTCGCCACCATCACAGGCCTCACGATTCTCTGGTTCGTCCTCTTCCTGGTGCAGCTGCCGTTCTACGGCTGGTTCGACGACCACGGGCACACCTGGTGGGTGTGGACGTGCCTGGCTGGCGCGGGTCTCGGCCTGATCGGCATCTGGTACGTCCGGGGCCGGGAGGCCGCGCTGAAGCGGGACGCGGCGCTCAAGGCCGACGCCGACTCTCCTGCGGAGTAG
- a CDS encoding NCS2 family permease: MSTSAATKAPTPEQPEPRPAQGALDRYFKISERGSTLPREIRGGFATFFAMAYIIVLNPIILGSAKDMYGHQLDNGQLVTATALTAAFTTLLMGVIGNVPIALAAGLGVNTVVALQLAPRMSWPDAMGMVVLAGIVVMLLVATGLRERVMNAVPLGLRKAIAIGIGLFIMLIGLVDSGFVSRIPDIAQTTVPLQLGSDGHLNGWPVLIFILGTLLTLALMVRKVSGAILISIVTMTVLAVIINAVADIPSWGLTTPEWPGNPVATPDFGLVGKVSLFGGFGKVGVLTGVLFVFTVLLSCFFDAMGTIMGVSDEAKLTDAQGNMPGINKVLFVDGIAVAAGGASSSSATTCFVESTAGVGEGARTGFANVVTGALFAVALFLTPVATMVPSQAATPALLAVGFMILAGSVKEIDWADYTIAIPAFVTMLMMPFTYSITNGIGFGFITFVVLRLAAGRGRDVPVAMYVVAAVFGFYYLMPALGLT, encoded by the coding sequence ATGTCCACCTCGGCCGCCACCAAGGCCCCCACCCCGGAGCAGCCGGAACCCCGGCCCGCGCAGGGTGCCCTCGACCGCTACTTCAAGATCTCCGAGCGGGGCAGCACGCTGCCGCGCGAGATCCGCGGCGGTTTCGCCACCTTCTTCGCGATGGCCTACATCATCGTGCTGAACCCGATCATCCTGGGCAGCGCGAAGGACATGTACGGGCACCAGCTGGACAACGGCCAGCTGGTCACCGCGACCGCGCTGACCGCGGCGTTCACCACGCTCCTGATGGGTGTCATCGGCAACGTGCCGATCGCGCTGGCCGCCGGTCTCGGTGTGAACACGGTTGTCGCGCTCCAGCTCGCGCCGCGGATGTCATGGCCGGACGCCATGGGCATGGTGGTCCTCGCGGGCATCGTCGTGATGCTCCTGGTCGCCACCGGTCTGCGTGAGCGCGTCATGAACGCCGTGCCGCTGGGTCTGCGCAAGGCCATCGCGATCGGTATCGGCCTGTTCATCATGCTGATCGGCCTGGTCGACTCCGGTTTCGTCTCGCGCATCCCGGACATCGCGCAGACCACGGTCCCGCTCCAGCTCGGCAGCGACGGTCACCTCAACGGCTGGCCCGTCCTGATCTTCATCCTCGGCACGCTCCTCACGCTCGCGCTGATGGTGCGCAAGGTGTCCGGCGCGATCCTCATCTCGATCGTCACGATGACCGTCCTCGCGGTGATCATCAACGCCGTCGCCGACATCCCGTCCTGGGGCCTGACCACCCCGGAGTGGCCCGGCAACCCGGTCGCCACCCCGGACTTCGGGCTCGTCGGCAAGGTCAGCCTCTTCGGCGGCTTCGGCAAGGTCGGCGTGCTGACCGGCGTCCTCTTCGTCTTCACCGTGCTGCTGTCGTGCTTCTTCGACGCGATGGGCACGATCATGGGCGTCAGCGACGAGGCCAAGCTGACCGACGCCCAGGGCAACATGCCCGGCATCAACAAGGTCCTCTTCGTCGACGGCATCGCGGTCGCCGCGGGCGGCGCCAGCTCCTCCTCCGCCACCACCTGCTTCGTGGAGTCCACGGCGGGCGTCGGCGAGGGCGCGCGCACCGGCTTCGCGAACGTCGTCACCGGCGCGCTCTTCGCCGTCGCGCTCTTCCTGACCCCCGTCGCCACCATGGTCCCGTCGCAGGCGGCCACCCCCGCGCTGCTCGCGGTCGGCTTCATGATCCTGGCGGGGTCGGTCAAGGAGATCGACTGGGCGGACTACACGATCGCCATCCCGGCCTTCGTCACCATGCTGATGATGCCGTTCACGTACTCGATCACGAACGGCATCGGCTTCGGCTTCATCACCTTCGTGGTGCTGCGCCTGGCGGCGGGGCGCGGCCGTGACGTGCCGGTCGCGATGTACGTGGTGGCGGCGGTGTTCGGGTTCTACTACCTGATGCCGGCGCTGGGTCTGACCTGA
- a CDS encoding MarR family winged helix-turn-helix transcriptional regulator, with the protein MPDLTHGDDVAAVNSLRSAVMRLSRRLKHQRVDESLSPTEISVLGTLARCGNATPGELARKEHVQPPSMTRIVALLEAKGLVRLEPHPDDRRQKVVTQTEQAEAILEESRRKRNAWLAGLAEGLDEDEWAKLREAAPVLEKLAQI; encoded by the coding sequence ATGCCTGACCTCACCCATGGCGACGACGTTGCCGCCGTGAACTCCCTCCGCTCCGCAGTCATGCGGCTGTCGCGCCGGCTCAAGCACCAACGGGTCGACGAGTCGCTGAGCCCCACCGAGATCTCGGTGCTCGGCACCCTCGCCCGCTGTGGCAACGCCACCCCGGGCGAACTCGCCCGCAAAGAGCATGTGCAGCCGCCCTCGATGACCCGCATCGTCGCGCTGCTCGAAGCGAAGGGACTGGTCAGGCTGGAGCCGCACCCCGACGACCGTCGCCAGAAGGTCGTCACACAGACCGAGCAGGCCGAGGCCATCCTCGAAGAGAGCCGCCGCAAGCGGAACGCGTGGCTGGCCGGCCTGGCCGAGGGTCTCGACGAGGACGAGTGGGCCAAGCTCCGCGAGGCCGCTCCCGTCCTGGAGAAGCTCGCACAGATCTGA
- a CDS encoding MFS transporter: protein MSSGPGADSAPAPATHDSPPAPDTRSSMFNSLKVRNYRLFFMGQVVSNTGTWMQRIAQDWLVLSLTGSSAAVGITTALQFLPMLLFGLYGGVLVDRLRKRPTLLATQTAMGITGLALAFLTLSGHVEVWHVYLAAFVAGLVTVVDNPARQSFVSEMVGPDQLQNAVSLNSANFQSARLIGPAVAGLLITGVGTGWAFLFNGLSFVAPVAGLLLMRTRDLQFVKRAPRAKGQLREGLRYVANRPELIWPIVLVGFIGTFGFNFPVWLSAYADDIFHAGAGAYSLFNTLMAVGSVAGALLAARRGTARLRVLIAAALAFGILEVVASAAPSLWLFALLMVPIGLFGLTVNVTANTSVQMATDPAMRGRVMALFMMVFMGGTPLGAPLVGWVTDAYGPRIGFALGGVISTLSALTIGLVLARLGDLRLSMGWNHGHPHVRFVPREERERLATAA from the coding sequence TTGAGTTCGGGACCCGGAGCAGACTCCGCCCCCGCACCAGCCACCCACGACTCCCCACCCGCCCCCGACACCCGCTCGTCGATGTTCAACTCGCTGAAGGTCCGGAACTACCGCCTGTTCTTCATGGGCCAGGTCGTCTCCAACACCGGCACCTGGATGCAGCGCATCGCCCAGGACTGGCTGGTGCTGAGCCTGACCGGCTCGTCCGCCGCGGTCGGTATCACCACCGCGCTGCAGTTCCTGCCGATGCTGCTGTTCGGGCTGTACGGCGGCGTCCTCGTCGACCGCCTCCGCAAGCGCCCGACCCTGCTTGCCACCCAGACGGCCATGGGCATCACCGGCCTCGCGCTCGCCTTCCTCACCCTCTCCGGACACGTCGAGGTCTGGCACGTCTACCTGGCCGCCTTCGTCGCGGGCCTCGTCACGGTCGTCGACAACCCGGCCCGCCAGTCCTTCGTCTCCGAGATGGTCGGCCCGGACCAGCTGCAGAACGCGGTCAGCCTCAACTCCGCCAACTTCCAGTCCGCCCGCCTGATCGGCCCCGCCGTCGCGGGCCTGCTGATCACCGGCGTGGGCACGGGCTGGGCGTTCCTCTTCAACGGCCTGTCGTTCGTCGCCCCCGTCGCGGGCCTGCTGCTGATGCGCACCCGCGACCTGCAGTTCGTCAAGCGCGCCCCGCGCGCCAAGGGCCAGCTCCGCGAGGGCCTGCGTTACGTCGCGAACCGTCCCGAGCTGATCTGGCCGATCGTCCTCGTCGGCTTCATCGGCACCTTCGGCTTCAACTTCCCGGTCTGGCTCTCGGCCTACGCCGACGACATCTTCCACGCGGGCGCCGGCGCGTACAGCCTCTTCAACACCCTGATGGCGGTCGGCTCCGTCGCCGGCGCGCTGCTCGCCGCCCGCCGCGGCACGGCCCGCCTGCGCGTCCTGATCGCGGCGGCCCTGGCCTTCGGCATCCTGGAGGTCGTGGCGTCCGCGGCCCCCTCGCTCTGGCTCTTCGCCCTCCTCATGGTCCCGATCGGCCTCTTCGGCCTGACGGTCAACGTCACCGCGAACACCTCGGTCCAGATGGCCACCGACCCCGCCATGCGCGGCCGCGTCATGGCCCTGTTCATGATGGTCTTCATGGGCGGTACGCCCCTGGGGGCGCCCCTCGTCGGCTGGGTCACCGACGCCTACGGCCCACGCATCGGCTTCGCCCTCGGCGGCGTGATCTCGACGCTCTCGGCGCTCACCATCGGCCTGGTCCTGGCACGCCTCGGCGACCTCCGCCTCTCCATGGGCTGGAACCACGGCCACCCGCACGTCCGCTTCGTACCGAGGGAGGAGCGGGAGCGGCTGGCCACGGCGGCGTGA
- a CDS encoding RNA-guided endonuclease InsQ/TnpB family protein, translating into MSQGALVKRQFGHRARLALSPAGVRAADDQAHAARTMWNLLHAWWQMMPKGKRTLANADAAIRQARQDIDFLAVLPAQAAQAVLKTYFQAWKSCWEGRADAPNFKGRIRTVMSVDIPQGRDLNITRVHRRWGMVNIPKVGRVRFRWTKDLPVGKHAGAENRITGARLVKDALGWHIAFRVQTLQGKPDPHQGPDVGIDVGVTVPIALSDGETYEHGEWLTDKERARLLHLEQRAARRKQHRKPGARTSRRLHRTYDQIAGLRAKAKRRALDWQHKTTTVIARTYGTVVVEALAITNMVKSARGTIEEPGKNVARKSGLNRSISGEAWGRTVTMLTYKTARLGGTLAKVPAPHTSRRCSACGFTTPDSRESQAVFVCRNPDCGWSGNADHNAARNVLHLYRMGLALIPAAGRAVVRRAKRVKPAAAR; encoded by the coding sequence ATGAGTCAAGGCGCTCTGGTCAAGCGGCAGTTCGGGCATCGTGCCCGGCTTGCGCTGTCTCCTGCCGGAGTTCGCGCAGCGGATGACCAGGCGCACGCGGCCCGCACGATGTGGAACCTTCTCCACGCGTGGTGGCAGATGATGCCGAAGGGGAAGCGGACGCTCGCGAACGCGGACGCCGCGATCCGCCAGGCCCGTCAGGACATCGATTTCCTGGCAGTCCTGCCCGCCCAGGCCGCGCAAGCGGTCCTCAAGACGTACTTCCAGGCTTGGAAGAGCTGCTGGGAGGGCCGCGCGGACGCCCCGAACTTCAAGGGCCGCATCCGCACGGTGATGTCCGTGGACATCCCGCAGGGCCGGGACCTGAACATCACCCGCGTGCACCGACGCTGGGGCATGGTCAACATTCCCAAGGTGGGCCGGGTCCGCTTCCGCTGGACGAAAGACCTGCCGGTGGGCAAGCACGCAGGCGCGGAGAACCGGATCACCGGGGCCCGGCTGGTCAAGGACGCGCTCGGCTGGCACATCGCCTTCCGCGTCCAGACCCTTCAGGGCAAACCCGATCCCCACCAGGGGCCGGACGTCGGCATCGACGTGGGCGTCACCGTGCCCATAGCCCTCTCGGACGGCGAAACGTACGAGCACGGCGAATGGCTGACGGACAAGGAGAGGGCCAGGCTTCTGCACCTGGAGCAGCGCGCCGCCCGGCGCAAGCAGCATCGCAAGCCCGGCGCGCGCACCAGCCGCCGGCTGCACCGCACCTATGACCAGATCGCAGGACTCCGCGCGAAAGCCAAGCGCCGGGCCCTGGACTGGCAGCACAAGACGACCACCGTCATCGCCCGCACATACGGCACCGTGGTGGTCGAAGCACTCGCCATCACGAACATGGTCAAGTCGGCCAGGGGAACCATCGAGGAACCGGGGAAGAACGTCGCCCGGAAGTCCGGGCTGAACCGCTCCATCAGCGGGGAGGCTTGGGGCCGGACGGTCACCATGCTGACGTACAAGACCGCCCGACTCGGCGGCACCCTGGCCAAGGTCCCCGCTCCCCACACGTCCCGCCGCTGTTCCGCGTGCGGCTTCACCACGCCCGACAGCAGGGAGTCCCAGGCCGTGTTCGTGTGCAGGAACCCGGACTGCGGATGGTCGGGTAACGCCGACCACAACGCGGCCCGGAACGTCTTGCACCTGTACCGGATGGGCCTCGCGCTCATCCCGGCTGCCGGGAGGGCAGTCGTCAGGCGCGCGAAGCGCGTCAAGCCCGCTGCCGCAAGGTAA